Genomic DNA from Halonatronomonas betaini:
TTATGAAGCAGCCTTTTTGATTCAGGAGAACTTAGCAGAGCTTGGCATTGAAGTTTCAGTAGAGCCGACAGAGTTTAGTACATTAATTCAGAATTTTTATAATGAACAGGACTTTGAGATTGCCATAGCAGGTTGGTCAGGTAGAGTAGATAGACTTGATCCCCAGCATTTCTTAGGAACACTGGAATCAGGTCAGGCAGATCTTGGAGGCAATAACCCTGGTGGCTATGTTAATGAGCGTTATGATGAACTTTTTGCTCTCCAGGCCAAAGAATTTGACCAGGATCAGAGAAGAGAGTATGTGCTTGAGATGCAGGAGATAGCCATGGATGAACAGCCAGTCAATATTTTATTCTTCAGAGATGAAGTAGTTGCATATAACCACAATAACTTTGAAGGTTTTGTACCAATGGCTGGAGAGGCTATTTATAATGAATGGATTCCATTTGATGTAGATCCTCTAGGGGAAGATAGAATGTTAACTATCGGTACAACCCAGGAACCAGATAATATCAACCCATTAGATTCAACAACTGTCTGGGGATGGAAATTTATGAGAATGTATTATGACAAATTAATCAGGTTATCACCTGATATTGAGCCATTACCCTGGGCAGCAGAATCTGTTGACGCCATCGATGATAATACAATCGAAGTTGTCTTAAGAGAAGGTATGTTATTCCATGATGGCGAACCGGTAACAGTCGAAGATATTAAATTCACCTATGATTATTTCCGGGAACAGGACTTTGCCTATTTTAGACCGTTTTATCAGCCATTAGATGAAGTTACAATAGTCGATGATAATACTCTTCATTTTGTTCTAGAAGAGCCAACATCATTCTTTATAACAGTTACTTTAAGTCAGATTCCAATTCTTCCAAAGCATCTCTGGGAAGATATAGAAGCAGCAGATCAGCTCAATCCTGAAGATGTACCGACTGTAGGTAGTGGTCCATTAAAATTTGACACCTATGACAGAGGTGAATACAAGAGATTAGTCAAATTTGATGATTATTTTAAAGCCGATGACATCAATATAGATGGAGTAGATTTTAATATCTATGCTGACTCTGAAGGTGTCTATACAGCCCTGGCAACAGAAGAAATAGATATGACAGCCTGGAGACTGGAACCTGCTCAGATTGAACTTGCTGAACAGGAAGATCATCTGACAGTCGTTAGTGTACCAGACTTTGGCTATTACCATATGACTTATAATTTAAGAGTTCCTCCAATGGATGACGTTGAATTCAGAAGAGCCCTTGCCCATGCAGTACCCTATGAAACCTTCATAAACGTATTGCTTGATGGCCTTGGAGAAAGAGGAACCTCAATAATCGCACCTGTTAATGCATTCTGGCATAATCCAGATGTCCCTCTCTATGATTATGATCTAGATCTAGCCCGTGAAAGATTAGAAAATGCAGGTTACTGGTGGGATGATGACGGAAGATTGAATTTCCCTGAATAGACAATGAACTAATTGAATACAATAATAGGGAGGGGCTTCCCTCCCTATTTCCATTATAATTAATTATAAAATATGTAACGAGGTGAAACTGATGGGAAAAGGGCAATATATAGCAAAACGATTAATTCAGCTAGTTATTACTTTCCTGATTATTTTAACAATCCTGTTTTTCTTATTTAGACTGGCATTACCAGATCCAACAGCAGCATTAGTCATGGATGGCCTATCTGCTGAAGAACAGGCAATGGTTAGAGAAAGGTTCGGTCTTGATAGACCAATAGTTGAGCAGTATTTTATTTACTTAAGAAATTTTATGCGAGGAGAATTTGGACTTTCATTCCATTATAAATCTCCAGTCTTTCCTATTTTAATGGAAAAACTTTTTAATACGCTGGCCTTAATGTTACCGGCAATCTTTGTATCCTATTTAATTGGGCCACTGCTTGGAGTATTATTATCCTGGAAAAGAGGCAGCAATATTGAATTTACAGGGATTATAGGTGGATTAACCCTTCGCTCAGCTCCAGTTTTCTGGACAGGGATGATCTTTATTATGGTCTTTGGCATCTGGCTGGGGATTCTGCCTACCAGTGGCATGAGAACATTACCCTATGAAGCCAGCAGTAATTTAGATAAAATTTTAACCCTGGATTATTTAAGGCATCTAATCCTGCCGATGTTTACAATAGCAATTTATTATTTAGGCCTGCCGATGTTAATTATGAGAAATACAATGTTAGAGATTATGGGGGAAGATTTTATAGAACTATGTCAGGCCAAAGGTTTAAGCGAGAGAAAGATTATGTATAAACATGTTGCCAGGAACGCACTATTACCAGTCGTCACCCAGGCTGCTATTACAATTGGCCTGGCTGTTGGCGGTCAGGTTGTTGTTGAAGTTGTCTTCTCCTGGCCAGGTTTAGGCAGAGAGATGATTCAGGCAGTTAGAACCAGTGATTTCCCAATGGCCCAGAGTGCCTTTATGATGATGGCCGGACTTGTGCTGGTTATGAATACAGTGGCCGATTTACTTTATAGTTATTTAGATCCCCGGGTTGTCTTAAAAGGGGGAGATAAATAATGGCTAAAAACAAAAAAGGACTTAAAGAGCGACTTAAATATTTAAAACCAATGTTAATGAATATTATTGAACCCTTTAAAATTATTATAAAGGATCCCCTGGGCAGAATTGGGGCGGTAATCCTATCTATTATTGTATTGATAGCAATTTTTGCTCCAGTTTTAGCAACCCACAATCCAAATATAATGAATGAGAGAATTGAAGGCAGTGTCATTCCCTTTGATGAGGATGGCAACTGGAGTAATTACCAGATTATAGGAGAAAAACCTTTAAATGAAGTTGCTGTTGGATTAGAATATGAGTTAGCTGTTGCAGATGGAGGCTTTATCTATGAAAGAGAAATCGATGGAGACTGGATCGAATATGATTTAGGTCAGGACCTTGATTTCCTGGCAGCAGCAGTCTATCAGGATTTTAAATTAGTTGGCGGTGAAGCCGGCCTGATTTTATTTCAAAATGAAGATGGCAATTGGGAACAACTGGATACCCCGGTAGATACCAATATCAACGATATTTATCTCTTTTCAAGAGACTCAGCCTATGCAGTCGGAGATAATGGCACCTTTTTAAGCTGGAATGGCCAGGAATGGTCTCAGATTGACTCTGGTACTGAAAGAAACTTAAGAGAGATAAGCTTTATAAGTCCTGATGACGGTATAATAGTTGGTGACAGAGGAACTATCATTCATTATAGAGATGATCAATTAGAGGAGCCATCCTTTAGAGCCTTTACAGATGCAACCTTTAGAGATCTCCTGGCTGTATCCTATTATAATGAAAATCAGGCAATTGCAGTTGGCGAGCGAGCCACTATTATGGTATATGATGGAGAAGACTGGTATACCGATGATAGCGGAGCTTCAAGATCTTTAAATGGTGTTATCCATATCTCAGAAAATGAAGCCTACGCGATCGGTTTAAGAGGAACAATTTTAAAATATGATGGCGAAAACTGGGAAACAATTGATAGAATTACCAGACGTGATTATCGAGGCATTACTTTTGCAATGGATCGGGGCTATATCTATGGAGTTGAGCCCTATGTCAATGAGCTGGCACCGCCTTCTGGAGATCACCTCTTTGGCACCACCCATCTTGGCCGGGATATCTGGAGCCAGGTTATGTATGGAACCAGAACTGCTCTGATGGTTGGAATTATTGCTGCCCTGGTGGTTAACCTGATCGGGGCAACAGTCGGTCTGATAGCAGGATATTATCGAGGTAATATTGATAATGTTTTAATGAGAATTGTTGATATTATGTATGGCCTGCCTTTAGAGCCATTTGCAATAATTCTTGTTCTAATCTTTGAGCCAAGCCTCTGGATTATAATAATGGCCATCGGTCTTTTAACCTGGCGGACAAATGCAAGAATCATCCGCTCCCAGGTTTTATCATTAGTTGAGAGACCATTTATTAAGGCAGCCAGAGTAGCTGGAGCCAGTGATTTAAGAATAATGTTGATTCATATAACCCCAAATATTCTACCGCTGGCATTTTTACAGCTGGCAGTAGCAATGGGCTATGCAATTACAGCAGAAGCAACGCTTAGCTTCCTTGGTCTTGGGCCGCCACAGATATATAGCTGGGGAACAATTCTCCATTCAGCCCGTCTTTCAGGCGCCTGGAGAACTGCCTGGTGGTGGGTAATTCCACCTGGTCTATTTATATCTGTAACTGTTGTTTCAGTATTTTTAATATCAAGATCTCTGGAAGTTCTTACAAACCCAAGATTGAGAGGAGGTAGAGATAATGCTCCTGAACCTGAAGAACCTAAAAACCTATTACCGAATGAACAACCAAATAATTAAAGCAGTAGATGGAGTTTCATTTAAACTTAGATCAGGAGAAAATCTCGGCCTGGTCGGTGAAAGTGGCTGTGGCAAAACGACCACAGCCAAATCAATTAATCGGATCCTGCCATCAAATGGTGGCATAGTTGGTGGTGAAATCAACTTTCAGGGCAAAGATCTAGCAAAATTATCAGATGCCGAATTAAATAAAATCCGCTGGCAGGAGATAGCCATGGTGACCCAGAGTGCCATGAATGCCCTGAACCCAGTCTATAAAATTGGCGATCAGATGGTCGAGGCATTCCAGACCCATATTAAGATTAACAGAGAGGAAGCCCTTGATCGTTCAGCCCACCTCTTTTCCCTGGTTGGACTGGAAAAGAGCCGTTTAAAGGATTATCCCCATCAGCTTTCTGGTGGCATGAAACAGAGAGTTGTTATTGCCATGGCAATGGCACTGGATCCGCCATTAATTATTGCAGATGAACCGACAACTGCCCTGGATGTTGTTGTCCAGGATGGAATCTTAAAGCAGTTTGTTTATCTCCAGAATAAGATCGATTCATCAATAATTCTGGTAACCCATGATATTTCAGTGGTGGCTGAACTCTGCCAGCGAACAGCAGTTATGTATGCCGGTAGAATCATGGAACAGGGAACAACCAGAGAGATATTTAAGGAAGCCTATCATCCCTATACACTTGGGTTGATTAATGCCTTCCCGACACTGGAGGCAGCTAAAGATAATCTAATCTCAATTCCTGGTTCACCGCCAAATCTGGCCAGGGATCTAAATGGTTGTCGTTTTAAAGATCGGTGTCCATTTGCTACAGAATTATGTGAACAGGATCCGGAAATAACAGAAGTTGGCCCTGAACATTTAGTGGCCTGTCATTACCCGGAGAGGGTTGCAGAATTCAGAGAAAAAGCTGCATTACCTAAAACCTGGGATCAGGATCAGAGTCCAGTTGAAATAAAAAGTAGTGTTAAAGATAAAGATATTTTAGATGTTGATGGATTAAGAAAAGTCTTTAACTTAAAGGGAGAAGGCTTTCTTGGCCGGAAAAAAAGAAAACTTAAAGCAGTAGACGGAGTTAATTTTCAAGTTAAAGCAAAAGAAATTCTCGGGTTTGCCGGGGAGAGTGGCTCTGGAAAATCAACTTTAGGTGAATTAGTTGCCAGATTGCAAAAACCTACAGATGGTAGAATCTTATACCTGGGCCAGGATATCTCAGCTTTAAGAAAAAGAGAATTAAAATCATTCAGAGAAAAACTTCAGGTAGTCTTTCAGGATCCATATGAGACGTTAAATCCACGCTTTACTGTAATGCAGACAATCATGGAACCTTTAAAGATCCATAATATCGGTGATAATTTCTTTGAAAGGCTGGAAATGGTTAAATCTGCACTCCATAAAGCAGAGTTAAGGCCAGTCGATGACTTTATAGATCGCTTTCCCCATCAGCTTTCTGGTGGGCAGCGGCAGAGAGTTGCTCTGGCCAGGGCGATAGTCTTAGAGCCAGAATTTATTATTGCAGATGAACCTGTATCCATGCTTGATGTATCAGTAAGAGCCGGTATTTTAAATCTACTAAAAAGATTGAGAGATGATCTAGGAGCTTCAATTATTTATATCTCCCATGACCTGGCAACAATCAGGTATGTCTGTGACAGGACAGCTATCCTTTATCTAGGCAGGATTATGGAGATAGGTGAGACAGAGACAGTTATTAAAAATGCTGCCCATCCCTATACCAGGCTGCTCCTGGCAGCAGTTCCAATTCCAGATCCAGATCGGAATAGAGAGAGGGTGGATCCGAGAGGAGAGATACCGGATCCTATCGACTTACCGAATGGCTGCCGTTTCCATGGAAGATGTGTTGAAGCAACTCCAGAATGTGGCTTTGAAGGTAAAGATATAGAACAGGTGATAATTAAAGCCCAAAACCATCCAGACTATCCAGAGAAGTATAAAGAACTGGAGAGTATAAAAAATATGGAAACCAACGGTTATAATATAGAAATAACTCTAGCCCCTGAAAAAATTGAGAGAGATGGCTTCGAAAATCATCTAAAAAAACTGGCAGCAGATTGGAATAGTTCATTGCCAGAAGCTGTAACAGCCTGGGAATGGAACTCAAATAAACTAACTATTAAATTTGATTCCAAAAAAGAGCCAGAGCTAAGACCAGGACCGGATGGTCAGCAGGTAGCCTGTGTCTTATATTAAAAATAAATAAAGTCTAAATTATTGCACTGTCAGTGACTTATAGACAGTGCAATTTATATTTATACAGTTTTTTTATTAAAAAAGAAGGATTTTTCTAATTTATCTCTAATAATATAAATAACAACTCTAAACGTGATTACTTATAAATACTGATTATTTAGTAATCGCTATTATTTATTATTAATTTTTTGATAATTCTCAATAGTATTCAAGCTATCAGGCAAATTTAAAGGGGGGATTGCAGCGAAATGATAACTTGATTCTCAGAGAAGTTGAGGAGGGTAAGTAGCTTTTAAAGAGTCTGAAAATTATCTTTATTAAAAATAATTATCAGGAGCTGATTAATATGGCAGAAGAAGAAAAGCAGCAGAGAGGTAAGGGTTTGAAGGATATTGATCCAACGATATTCTGGGTTTCTGCTATTATTTCCGCAATCCTAATTGTCTGGGGAGCAATTGCAACAGATCATTTTGGTGGCATAATTGATAATGTTTTTAATTTTCTAGTAGGAAGCTTTGGCTGGCTTTATTTATTGTTTACAATGGTGATATTTATTTTAGTTATAATCTTAGGTTTTAGTAAGTTTGGTAAAATTAGACTTGGCAAACCTGGTGAAGAACCAGAGTATTCAACCCGTTCCTGGATAGCTATGTTATTTAGTGCTGGTATGGGAATCGGTCTTGTTTTCTGGGGTGTAGCAGAACCGATAATGCATTATGCTGCTCCGCCATTTGGCATAGAGGCAGGTACCGATGCGGCAGCACTTGAAGCTGGAGCATCTTCATTCTTTCACTGGGGTCTTCACCCCTGGGCGCTATATGCATTTTTTGGTTTAATGCTGGCCTATTTTTCATTTAGAAGAGGTCTACCACAGCTTCCAAGTTCAACGCTATATCCACTTTTAGGTAAAAAGGGAGTTAAAGGTGGCTGGGGTAAAGTCTTTAATATTCTAGCTGTATTTGCAACATTATTTGGAATCGCGACTTCACTAGGTCTCGGTGCCCAGCAGATTAATAGTGGGTTAAATGAACTGGTCGGTATGCCGGTCAGCAATAATATGGCATCAATAATTGTAGTTGTTATAACCTTTGCCTTTATTATCTCTGCAGTTACTGGTATCGATAAAGGTATTAAAATCTTAAGTAATATCAATATAACTATTGGAGGAATTTTACTTGCCTTTGTTATAATCTTTGGCCCAACAGTCTTTATACTGAGTTATACAATTGAAGCTACTGGTGAATATATTAATCAATTCTTAACCAGGAGTTTTTATACTGGCTCAGTTACCGGGGATCCCTGGCCTGGCTGGTGGACAATCTTTTACTGGGCCTGGTGGATAGCCTGGACACCATTTGTTGGCGGATTTATTGCCAGGATTTCTAGAGGTAGGACGATTAGAGAATTTGTCGTCGGTGTTGTCTTAGTTCCTGCTCTGGTAGGTATTGTCTGGTTTGGAACTATGGGAGGAACAGCACTCCACCTAGAAATGTTTGAAGGTATTGATATCTCAGGACCGGTCCATGATGATATGGCTGTCGCTTTTTTCATCACTTTACAGCAACTCCCGTTAGGGGCGATACTCAGTGTTCTGGCGACAATCTTAATCAGTACATTCTTTATTACATCTGCAGATTCAGGTACATTTGTAATGGGTATGCTTACATCTAAAGGTAAATTAAATCCTTCTACACAGGTTAAGGTTACCTGGGGAGTTATTGAAGGTTTGATTGCAGCTATCCTCTTACTTGCAGGAGGATTAGGGGCTCTACAAACTGCTTCAATTGCCGGGGCATTTCCGTTCATGCTCTTTGTAATTGCAAGCATGTTTGGCATTTTTAAGGCTCTGAACAATGATTATGAGATGATGGAGAAAGGTGAATTTATCGGAGATATTGATCTGGATTACTAAATAAGCTATATCTGGCTGGCAATTACTTTTGATTGCCAGCCAGAGAAACTAAATAAATTTTTTCAAATTAAATAATCATGATTAACACAGGGAGGAATGAGCAGATGGCAGATTTTGAAAAGTTAAGCGAAAGTGTAATTAAAGGAGAAGAGGAGAAGGTTAAAGAGTTAGTCCAGGAGGCCATAGATGCAGGATTAGAGCCAAGTGAAATAATCAATCAGGGTCTAATTAGTGGCATGAATGTTGTAGGTAAGCGATTTAAAGAAGGAGATATGTTTGTGCCAGAGGTACTTTTATCAGCCCGCTCAATGAAAGGTGGCATGGAATTAGTTAAGCCATTATTAGTTGAAGGCGAGATGGAGGAAGCCGGCAAAGTTATATTAGGAACAGTAGAAGGCGATCTCCATGATATAGGCAAGAATTTAGTTGGAATGATGATGGAGAGCGGTGGCCTTGAGGTTATTAATTTAGGCACAGATGTAACAGCAGCAGAATTTGCAGAGGCTGTCAGAGAGCATAAACCAGATGTACTTGGAATGAGTGCACTTTTAACAACAACAATGTTAGAGATGCAAAATACAATTGAAGTATTAATAGAGGAAGGCTTAAGAGATTCAGTTAAAATAATAGTCGGTGGAGCTCCAGTAACAAAAGAATTTGCAGATGAGATAGGGGCAGATGGCTGGGCACCAGATGCAGCTTCAGCCAAGGATCTAGTCTTTGAATTAGCAGAAGTAAATTAGGTCAGGGGGTTAAAATTAATGAGCAAATATACAAGATCAAGGTTTAATATTAATAAGTCAGTTAATTACAGGTCTTTAAGCGATGATGAGAGAGAAGAAATTTATCTGGCAGCTCTGGAAGTCCTTGAAAGAACAGGGGTTAAATTATTCTCTGAAGAAGCAAGGGAAATAATGATTGAGGCAGGTTGCTGGCAGGATGATGAAGAAGAGGAGTTAATAAGAGTGCCAATAGGTCTTAGCCAGTGGGCAGTAGATTCAGCTCCGAATAAAATTATTCTTTATGACCGTGAAGGTAATCGCCAATTAGATCTCAGCACCACTAGAACCTATTATGGACCTGGGCCAACTAATACCTATCACCGTGATCCCTATACCGGCGAGCGGAGACGTCCGGTTTTGAGTGATACTGAAAATGTGGCCAGAGTCTGTGATGCTCTGGATAATATTGACTTTGTAATGGATCTTGGTACTCCAACTGGAGTTACTGATAATATTGCTGACGTCCATGCCTTTAGAACATTAGTTGAAAATACAACCAAGCCAATAGTTCACTGGGGTTTCGATATTGAGCAGTATGAAGATATGATAGATATTGCCTCTATAGTTGCCGGTTCACTGGAGAAACTTCAGCAGAGGCCATTCTTCTTCCTTTATTCTGAGCCAACATCACCTCTGCTCCATTCCAGAGAGGCTATAGAAAAAGTTATCTTTGCGGCCAGAAAAAAGATACCGATAGTTTATACTCCATGTGTTATTTCTGGAGCAACAACTCCAGCAACAATGGCCGGAACCCTTGTCCAGGGAATTGCTGAAAGTATTGCTGGAATTACATTATCACAACTTGTTCGTCCTGGAACTCCAATAATTATGGGTGGAGTTTACGGAATTATGGATATGAATACAACAATTTACAGTTATGGTAGTCCGGAATTCAATGTTCTTCAGGCAGGAGTTGCTGAAGTTGCTCACCATATGGGTGTTCCAGTATTTGGTACAGCTGGCTGTACAGATTCCCATACAATTGATGAACAGGCAGCAGCAGAAGCGGCCATGAGTATTTTAACAGCAGCCCAATCAGGAGCTAACCTGGTTCATGATTGCGGATATATAAGCTCAGGGCAGTGTGGTTCACTCGAACAACTGGTTATGGATGATGAAATTATAGGTATGGTTAGAAGAATTATGCGAGGAATAGAAGTAACAGATGAGACTCTGGCCATTAATGTTGTTGATAATGTCGGACCAGGAGGACATTTCTTAGGTGAAGACCATACAGTTAAGAATTTCAAAAAAGAGACCTGGTTCCCAACATTAATTAATAGAATGCGCCATGATGGCTGGAAACATCAGGCAGGCAGTTCAAGGATGGGAGAAAGAATTAAAGAAAAGCTCCATAAAATTTTAGATGAACATGAAGTACCAGCTCTTCCAGAAGAAAAACTTGAAGAAATTCAAAAGATTATAGATAGAGCCGAGGCCCGTGAAGCCGAGAAAGCCAAGAAAAAGAAGGAGGGCAAAAAATAATGGCAGATTTTGAAAAGTTAAGCGAAAGCGTAATTAAAGGAGAAGAGGAGAAAGTTAAAGAGCTAGTCCAGGAGGCCATAGATGAAGGATTAGAGCCAAGTGAAATAATCAATCAGGGTCTAATTAGTGGCATGAATGTTGTAGGTAAGAGATTTAAAGAGGGAGATATGTTTGTCCCAGAGGTGCTCTTATCAGCCCGTTCAATGAAAGGTGGCATGGAATTAGTTAAGCCGCTATTAGTTGAAGGCGAGATGGAGGAAGCCGGAAAAGTTATATTAGGAACAGTAGAGGGCGATCTCCATGATATTGGCAAGAACTTAGTTGGAATGATGATGGAGAGCGGTGGCCTTGAGGTCATCAATTTAGGCACAGATGTAACGGCAGCAGAATTTGCAGAAGCAGTTAGAGAGCATAAACCAGATGTTTTAGGAATGAGTGCACTTTTAACAACAACAATGCTAGAGATGCAAAACACAATTGAAGTATTAATAGAGGAAGGTTTAAGGGATTCAGTTAAAATAATAGTCGGTGGAGCTCCAGTGACAAAAGAATTTGCAGATGAGATAGGAGCAGATGGCTGGGCACCAGATGCAGCTTCAGCCAAGGATCTAGTCTTTGAATTAGCAGAAGTTAATTAGGTCAGGGGGGAAAAAGATGAAAAGTAGTTATCAATCTGTAGCAGGTGTTAATCTAGAAGTTTTAACTGAAGACCAGATAGATAAGATGCTTGAAGCATCAACTAAAATATTAGAAGAGACCGGTGTTGTTTATTATGATGATGAAGCCATTGAGATAATGAAAAATGCTGGTTGTAAAGTAGAAGGGAATCGAGTTAGAATCCCGAATAAATTAGTTAAGGATGCTCTAAGTACTGTTCCAAACCGGGTTACTTTAAGTAATAGTAGAACCAGGGAGCGGGTTGTTGATCTTACCAATAATAATGCTTACTTTGGTACCGGTTCAGATACACCTCATTTTATGGATCCATATACAGGTGAAAGAGTTAAAACATCTAAAGAAACTGTAGCCATGGCAACTAAAACTATTGATGCCCTGGAAAATCTTGATTTTGTAATGTCTTTAGGCATAGTTCAGGATGTTCCTCAGTTAGTTTATGACCGTCATCAGTTTCAGGCAATGGTTTTAAATACATCAAAACCAATTGTTATAACAGCCAACGATGCTGATGGTTATGGAGATATAATTAAGATGTGCGAAACTATTGTTGGTGGGGAACAGGAATTAAGAGATAATCCATTCATGACATTATATGCCGAGCCAATCTCGCCACTCCAGCATGCTGAAGATGCTGCCCAGAAGCTGGTTCTTGCCGGCAAGAAATCATTGCCAGTAGTTTATACACCATGTATTATGGCAGGAGGTACTGTTCCTGCAACTCTGGCAGGGGCCATGGCGACAGGGCTTGCCGAGAGTCTCAGTGGATTAGTTCTAAACCAGCAGGTAAATGCCGGTAATCCATTTATTATGGGTGGAGTTTTCACAATTATGGATATGAATACAACAATCTTTGCCTATGGTGCCCCTGAATTTCATTTGATGCAGGCAGCATTGGCTGATGTTTCTAATTATCTTGATATACCAATGTTTGGAACCTGTGGTTGTACTGATTCCAAGGTAGTGGATCAGCAGGCTGCTATTGAAGATGCTCTCTCAATCTTAATTACCGCTCAATCAGGAGCTAATTTAAATCATGATGTTGGTTATATAGAGCATGGTAACTGTGCATCCTTAGAAAACCTTGTTATCTCCAATGATCTTATCGGTTTTGCCAGAAGAATTGTTAAAGGCATCGAAGTCAATGATGATACTTTAGGTTTAGATGTTATTGATAAAGTTGGTCCAGGTGGCCATTTCCTCGGGGAAGCTCATACCAGAGAGTATTTCAAGAAGGAGACCTGGTATCCTGATCTCTTTAAGAGGCAGTTTTATGATAACTGGGAGATGGAAGGTGAAAAAACATTACTGGAGCGGAGTAATGAAAAGGTCAAAGA
This window encodes:
- a CDS encoding ABC transporter ATP-binding protein, whose amino-acid sequence is MLLNLKNLKTYYRMNNQIIKAVDGVSFKLRSGENLGLVGESGCGKTTTAKSINRILPSNGGIVGGEINFQGKDLAKLSDAELNKIRWQEIAMVTQSAMNALNPVYKIGDQMVEAFQTHIKINREEALDRSAHLFSLVGLEKSRLKDYPHQLSGGMKQRVVIAMAMALDPPLIIADEPTTALDVVVQDGILKQFVYLQNKIDSSIILVTHDISVVAELCQRTAVMYAGRIMEQGTTREIFKEAYHPYTLGLINAFPTLEAAKDNLISIPGSPPNLARDLNGCRFKDRCPFATELCEQDPEITEVGPEHLVACHYPERVAEFREKAALPKTWDQDQSPVEIKSSVKDKDILDVDGLRKVFNLKGEGFLGRKKRKLKAVDGVNFQVKAKEILGFAGESGSGKSTLGELVARLQKPTDGRILYLGQDISALRKRELKSFREKLQVVFQDPYETLNPRFTVMQTIMEPLKIHNIGDNFFERLEMVKSALHKAELRPVDDFIDRFPHQLSGGQRQRVALARAIVLEPEFIIADEPVSMLDVSVRAGILNLLKRLRDDLGASIIYISHDLATIRYVCDRTAILYLGRIMEIGETETVIKNAAHPYTRLLLAAVPIPDPDRNRERVDPRGEIPDPIDLPNGCRFHGRCVEATPECGFEGKDIEQVIIKAQNHPDYPEKYKELESIKNMETNGYNIEITLAPEKIERDGFENHLKKLAADWNSSLPEAVTAWEWNSNKLTIKFDSKKEPELRPGPDGQQVACVLY
- a CDS encoding glycine betaine uptake BCCT transporter — translated: MAEEEKQQRGKGLKDIDPTIFWVSAIISAILIVWGAIATDHFGGIIDNVFNFLVGSFGWLYLLFTMVIFILVIILGFSKFGKIRLGKPGEEPEYSTRSWIAMLFSAGMGIGLVFWGVAEPIMHYAAPPFGIEAGTDAAALEAGASSFFHWGLHPWALYAFFGLMLAYFSFRRGLPQLPSSTLYPLLGKKGVKGGWGKVFNILAVFATLFGIATSLGLGAQQINSGLNELVGMPVSNNMASIIVVVITFAFIISAVTGIDKGIKILSNINITIGGILLAFVIIFGPTVFILSYTIEATGEYINQFLTRSFYTGSVTGDPWPGWWTIFYWAWWIAWTPFVGGFIARISRGRTIREFVVGVVLVPALVGIVWFGTMGGTALHLEMFEGIDISGPVHDDMAVAFFITLQQLPLGAILSVLATILISTFFITSADSGTFVMGMLTSKGKLNPSTQVKVTWGVIEGLIAAILLLAGGLGALQTASIAGAFPFMLFVIASMFGIFKALNNDYEMMEKGEFIGDIDLDY
- a CDS encoding corrinoid protein; amino-acid sequence: MADFEKLSESVIKGEEEKVKELVQEAIDAGLEPSEIINQGLISGMNVVGKRFKEGDMFVPEVLLSARSMKGGMELVKPLLVEGEMEEAGKVILGTVEGDLHDIGKNLVGMMMESGGLEVINLGTDVTAAEFAEAVREHKPDVLGMSALLTTTMLEMQNTIEVLIEEGLRDSVKIIVGGAPVTKEFADEIGADGWAPDAASAKDLVFELAEVN
- a CDS encoding ABC transporter substrate-binding protein; the encoded protein is MRSKYLVYLLVPVLVLGLSIGVIAERVPELNIMTTTEGYDPVRYEAAFLIQENLAELGIEVSVEPTEFSTLIQNFYNEQDFEIAIAGWSGRVDRLDPQHFLGTLESGQADLGGNNPGGYVNERYDELFALQAKEFDQDQRREYVLEMQEIAMDEQPVNILFFRDEVVAYNHNNFEGFVPMAGEAIYNEWIPFDVDPLGEDRMLTIGTTQEPDNINPLDSTTVWGWKFMRMYYDKLIRLSPDIEPLPWAAESVDAIDDNTIEVVLREGMLFHDGEPVTVEDIKFTYDYFREQDFAYFRPFYQPLDEVTIVDDNTLHFVLEEPTSFFITVTLSQIPILPKHLWEDIEAADQLNPEDVPTVGSGPLKFDTYDRGEYKRLVKFDDYFKADDINIDGVDFNIYADSEGVYTALATEEIDMTAWRLEPAQIELAEQEDHLTVVSVPDFGYYHMTYNLRVPPMDDVEFRRALAHAVPYETFINVLLDGLGERGTSIIAPVNAFWHNPDVPLYDYDLDLARERLENAGYWWDDDGRLNFPE
- a CDS encoding ABC transporter permease, with amino-acid sequence MGKGQYIAKRLIQLVITFLIILTILFFLFRLALPDPTAALVMDGLSAEEQAMVRERFGLDRPIVEQYFIYLRNFMRGEFGLSFHYKSPVFPILMEKLFNTLALMLPAIFVSYLIGPLLGVLLSWKRGSNIEFTGIIGGLTLRSAPVFWTGMIFIMVFGIWLGILPTSGMRTLPYEASSNLDKILTLDYLRHLILPMFTIAIYYLGLPMLIMRNTMLEIMGEDFIELCQAKGLSERKIMYKHVARNALLPVVTQAAITIGLAVGGQVVVEVVFSWPGLGREMIQAVRTSDFPMAQSAFMMMAGLVLVMNTVADLLYSYLDPRVVLKGGDK
- a CDS encoding ABC transporter permease subunit yields the protein MAKNKKGLKERLKYLKPMLMNIIEPFKIIIKDPLGRIGAVILSIIVLIAIFAPVLATHNPNIMNERIEGSVIPFDEDGNWSNYQIIGEKPLNEVAVGLEYELAVADGGFIYEREIDGDWIEYDLGQDLDFLAAAVYQDFKLVGGEAGLILFQNEDGNWEQLDTPVDTNINDIYLFSRDSAYAVGDNGTFLSWNGQEWSQIDSGTERNLREISFISPDDGIIVGDRGTIIHYRDDQLEEPSFRAFTDATFRDLLAVSYYNENQAIAVGERATIMVYDGEDWYTDDSGASRSLNGVIHISENEAYAIGLRGTILKYDGENWETIDRITRRDYRGITFAMDRGYIYGVEPYVNELAPPSGDHLFGTTHLGRDIWSQVMYGTRTALMVGIIAALVVNLIGATVGLIAGYYRGNIDNVLMRIVDIMYGLPLEPFAIILVLIFEPSLWIIIMAIGLLTWRTNARIIRSQVLSLVERPFIKAARVAGASDLRIMLIHITPNILPLAFLQLAVAMGYAITAEATLSFLGLGPPQIYSWGTILHSARLSGAWRTAWWWVIPPGLFISVTVVSVFLISRSLEVLTNPRLRGGRDNAPEPEEPKNLLPNEQPNN